The proteins below come from a single Corylus avellana chromosome ca3, CavTom2PMs-1.0 genomic window:
- the LOC132174316 gene encoding uncharacterized protein LOC132174316: MEVYVDDMLVKSTLPEGHIDDLHETFKTLRKYGMKLNPAKCAFECEGAFEQLKKYLTSTPLLSRAVPGEALYLYLTVSSMAISAALIREEDGVQKPVYFVSRALRGAEERYPQMEKLAFALIVASRKLRPYFQAHTIRVLTEYTLKKVLRKKDETWVISVDGSSTRKNGGAGVILITPDGEELCSSLRLEFKTTNNEAEYEAVLAGLGLAREMGADFVELRSDSQVVVGHIRGEFEARGSKMKQYLSKVQDLQNTFKKFCIMKILQEENEKADQLARKASTAVSGAEEPEVPIQVLPRPTVPGTVSVSVTETVSEWQRSIREYLEQGTLPSDKKAATQIKIKAARFTIINGVLYKRGFMLPLLKCISKEEGDYVLHEIHEGICGSHSGARVLAHKAVRADFYWPNMNRDSVQMVRNCDKCQRFANIAKQPPEDLSSISSPWPFSQWGVDIVGSLPRGKGGVRFAVVAVDYFTKWAEVEALVNITAKSIERFLWKNVVCRYGIPHAFVTENGKQFDCESFREWCAKLNIRNYYSSPAHPQANGQVEVTNKTIFKILKKKLGDRKGDWADDLPEVLWAYRTTKRIPTEESPYALAFGTVAVIPTEIGSGSYRVESFHSETNDEGLKLHLDLLQEKRD, translated from the exons ATGGAGGTATATGTCGATGACATGTTGGTCAAAAGCACGCTACCAGAAGGTCATATAGACGACTTGCATGAGACTTTTAAAACTTTAAGGAAGTatgggatgaagttgaatcccgCGAAGTGTGCATTTG AGTGTGAAGGAGCCTTTGAACAGCTGAAGAAGTATCTGACCAGCACACCTTTGTTAAGCAGAGCCGTTCCCGGGGAAGCTTTGTATTTATACTTGACTGTTTCCTCAATGGCTATAAGTGCGGCCCTTATCCGAGAAGAGGACGGTGTTCAGAAACCGGTTTACTTTGTAAGCAGAGCATTGAGGGGAGCAGAAGAGCGATACCCTCAAATGGAGAAGTTAGCATTTGCGTTGATTGTTGCTTCCAGAAAACTACGCCCGTATTTCCAAGCTCACACTATCAGAGTCTTGACCGAGTACACCTTGAAAAAAGTGCTCAGAAAG AAAGATGAAACATGGGTAATCTCTGTAGACGGATCATCTACAAGGAAGAATGGTGGAGCTGGAGTGATATTAATCACCCCAGATGGAGAGGAATTATGTAGTTCCCTAAGGTTGGAGTTCAAGACCACCAATAACGAAGCCGAGTATGAAGCAGTTCTggcaggactcggtttagcCCGAGAAATGGGAGCCGATTTTGTTGAGCTACGAAGTGACTCACAGGTGGTTGTTGGACACATCCGGGGAGAGTTTGAAGCCAGAGGAAGTAAGATGAAGCAATATCTGTCAAAGGTACAGGATTTACAGAATACCTTTAAGAAATTCTGTATTATGAAGATCCTGCAAGAAGAGAATGAAAAGGCGGACCAACTGGCCCGAAAAGCATCAACAGCAGTTAGCGGTGCTGAAGAACCCGAGGTACCAATTCAGGTTTTGCCGAGACCTACCGTACCCGGGACGGTCTCGGTCTCAGTTACCGAGACCGTATCGGAATGGCAGAGGAGCATAAGGGAATATTTGGAACAGGGAACTCTCCCGTCAGATAAAAAAGCAGCaactcaaatcaaaatcaaggcTGCTAGATTTACCATAATTAATGGAGTCCTATACAAACGGGGCTTCATGCTACCGCTACTGAAATGTATCTCAAAGGAAGAGGGAGATTATGTACTCCACGAGATCCATGAAGGAATCTGCGGCAGTCACTCGGGAGCGAGAGTATTGGCACATAAAGCAGTCAGAGCCGATTTTTACTGGCCGAATATGAATCGGGACTCGGTACAAATGGTAAGAAATTGTGACAAATGCCAACGCTTCGCAAACATCGCCAAGCAACCTCCAGAAGACTTAAGCTCAATATCCTCGCCATGGCCCTTctcacaatggggggtagatatagtaggaTCATTACCTCGTGGTAAAGGGGGTGTGCGTTTCGCAGTTGTGGCAGTGGATTATTTCACAAAATGGGCAGAAGTAGAAGCTCTAGTGAACATTACGGCCAAAAGCATTGAAAGGTTCTTGTGGAAGAATGTTGTCTGCCGTTATGGTATTCCTCATGCCTTTGTAACTGAAAACGGGAAGCAGTTTGACTGTGAATCATTCCGAGAATGGTGTGCGAAGCTCAATATTAGAAATTACTACTCGTCTCCAGCCCATCCTCAGGCAAATGGACAAGTAGAAGTGactaacaaaacaattttcaaaatattgaagaaaaaacttgGAGATCGGAAGGGGGACTGGGCAGATGATCTCCCAGAAGTTTTATGGGCATATCGAACCACAAAGAGAATACCCACAGAAGAGTCTCCATATGCTTTGGCTTTTGGAACCGTGGCAGTCATCCCAACCGAGATAGGCTCAGGGAGTTACCGAGTCGAATCCTTTCATTCCGAAACTAACGATGAAGGGCTCAAACTACACTTGGACCTGTTACAAGAGAAGCGAGACTAG